A genomic segment from Variovorax paradoxus B4 encodes:
- a CDS encoding lytic transglycosylase domain-containing protein, whose translation MNKAFDATARGLRTFVSDVADGFFEITHNGFALVGLAIVFAALALVARPDLRKTGEEQLMGWLQSRKPAPEATDLEPTAIVRTTAASPGDLPKQQAAVAYWLSKKYRVAAEPLSVLVAEAYHLGKRTKLDPTLILAIMAVESSFNPFAQSHVGAQGLMQVMTRVHGDKYESAGGTLTAFDPVTNMRVGVKVLQECIARAGSLEGGLRYYVGAANLEDDGGYAGKVLAEHERLVQVANGRNPPTMMVPPAPVVRAQPIPVATPPKPQQAAEPAADPQKVALLSEVS comes from the coding sequence ATGAACAAGGCGTTTGATGCCACGGCCCGCGGGCTGAGGACCTTTGTGTCCGATGTGGCAGACGGCTTTTTTGAAATCACCCACAACGGGTTTGCGCTGGTTGGCCTGGCCATCGTGTTCGCGGCCCTCGCCCTGGTGGCGCGGCCCGACCTGCGCAAGACCGGCGAGGAACAGCTCATGGGCTGGCTGCAGTCGCGCAAGCCCGCGCCCGAAGCCACCGACCTGGAGCCGACCGCCATCGTGCGCACCACGGCCGCGAGCCCCGGCGACCTGCCCAAGCAGCAGGCTGCCGTGGCCTATTGGCTCAGCAAGAAGTACCGCGTGGCGGCCGAACCGCTGAGCGTTCTGGTTGCAGAAGCGTACCACCTGGGCAAGCGAACCAAGCTCGACCCGACGCTGATCCTTGCCATCATGGCCGTCGAATCGAGCTTCAATCCGTTCGCCCAGAGCCATGTGGGTGCACAAGGCCTGATGCAGGTCATGACGCGCGTGCACGGCGACAAGTACGAAAGCGCGGGCGGCACGCTCACCGCCTTCGACCCCGTGACCAACATGCGCGTTGGCGTGAAGGTGCTGCAGGAATGCATCGCCCGCGCCGGATCGCTCGAAGGCGGCCTGCGCTACTACGTGGGCGCTGCCAACCTCGAGGACGACGGGGGCTATGCGGGCAAGGTCCTGGCCGAGCACGAACGGCTGGTGCAGGTGGCCAACGGCCGCAATCCCCCGACGATGATGGTGCCACCGGCACCGGTCGTGCGCGCACAGCCTATTCCCGTCGCGACGCCGCCCAAGCCGCAACAGGCTGCCGAACCGGCAGCCGACCCGCAGAAAGTGGCCCTGCTTTCGGAAGTTTCCTGA
- the glyA gene encoding serine hydroxymethyltransferase, producing MYNRNILVEQTDPEIWAAIQAENARQEHHIELIASENYASPAVMAAQGSQLTNKYAEGYPGKRYYGGCEYVDVAEQLAIDRVKQIFGADAANVQPHCGASANEAVMLAFLKPGDTIMGMSLAEGGHLTHGMPLNMSGKWFNVVSYGLDANEAIDYDAMERKAHEHMPKLIIAGASAYSLRIDFERFAKVAKDVGAIFMVDIAHYAGLVAAGVYPNPVPHADVVTSTTHKSLRGPRGGIILMKSQHEKAINSAIFPGLQGGPLMHVIAAKAVAFKEAMAPEFKAYQQQVVKNAQIVADTLTERGLRIVSGRTESHVMLVDLRAKGITGKEAEAVLGSAHMTINKNAIPNDPEKPMVTSGVRIGTPAMTTRGFKDEEARITANLIADVLENPRDAANIDAVRAKVHALTSRFPVYR from the coding sequence ATGTACAACCGCAATATCCTGGTCGAACAGACCGATCCCGAAATCTGGGCTGCCATCCAGGCCGAAAACGCGCGCCAGGAACACCACATCGAACTGATCGCGAGCGAAAACTACGCTTCGCCGGCCGTCATGGCCGCCCAGGGTTCGCAGCTCACCAACAAATACGCCGAAGGTTACCCGGGCAAGCGCTACTACGGCGGCTGCGAGTACGTCGACGTGGCCGAGCAACTGGCCATCGACCGCGTCAAGCAGATCTTCGGCGCCGACGCCGCCAACGTGCAGCCGCACTGCGGCGCCTCGGCCAACGAGGCCGTGATGCTGGCCTTCCTGAAGCCCGGCGACACCATCATGGGCATGAGCCTGGCCGAAGGCGGCCACCTGACTCACGGCATGCCCCTCAACATGAGCGGCAAGTGGTTCAACGTGGTGAGCTACGGCCTGGACGCCAACGAAGCCATCGACTACGACGCGATGGAACGCAAGGCGCACGAGCACATGCCCAAGCTGATCATCGCGGGCGCCTCGGCCTACTCGCTGCGCATCGACTTCGAGCGCTTTGCCAAGGTGGCCAAGGACGTGGGCGCGATCTTCATGGTCGACATCGCCCACTACGCCGGCCTGGTGGCCGCGGGCGTGTACCCCAACCCGGTGCCGCATGCCGACGTGGTCACATCCACCACCCACAAGAGCCTGCGCGGCCCGCGCGGCGGCATCATTTTGATGAAGTCGCAGCATGAGAAAGCCATCAACAGTGCGATCTTCCCGGGCCTGCAAGGCGGCCCGCTGATGCACGTGATCGCCGCCAAGGCCGTCGCGTTCAAGGAAGCCATGGCGCCCGAGTTCAAGGCCTACCAGCAGCAGGTGGTCAAGAACGCCCAGATCGTGGCCGACACCCTCACCGAGCGCGGCCTGCGCATCGTGAGCGGACGCACCGAAAGCCACGTGATGCTGGTCGATTTGCGCGCCAAGGGCATCACCGGCAAGGAAGCCGAAGCCGTGCTGGGCAGCGCCCACATGACGATCAACAAGAACGCGATCCCGAACGACCCTGAAAAGCCGATGGTGACCAGCGGCGTGCGCATCGGCACCCCCGCCATGACCACGCGCGGCTTCAAGGACGAAGAGGCGCGCATCACCGCGAACCTGATCGCCGACGTGCTAGAGAACCCGCGCGACGCCGCCAACATCGATGCGGTCCGCGCCAAGGTCCACGCGCTGACAAGCCGGTTCCCGGTCTACCGCTGA
- the nrdR gene encoding transcriptional regulator NrdR, with amino-acid sequence MKCPFCGHLETQVVETRVSEDADFVRRRRQCSACDKRFTTYERPDVNFPVVVKKDGSRADFESGKVRASMMLALRKRPVSIEQIDNALLRIEQKLLASGLREIDSTKVGELVMRELKKLDKVAYVRFASVYRSFEDVDEFRQLLRDI; translated from the coding sequence ATGAAATGCCCTTTTTGCGGTCATCTCGAAACGCAGGTTGTCGAGACCCGCGTTTCGGAAGACGCCGACTTCGTGCGCAGGCGCCGCCAGTGCAGCGCCTGCGACAAGCGCTTCACCACCTATGAGCGGCCGGACGTCAACTTTCCGGTGGTCGTCAAGAAGGACGGCAGCCGCGCCGACTTCGAATCGGGCAAGGTCCGCGCCTCGATGATGCTGGCGCTGCGCAAGCGGCCGGTCAGCATCGAGCAGATCGACAACGCCCTGCTGCGCATCGAGCAGAAGCTTTTGGCCAGCGGCCTGCGCGAAATCGATTCGACCAAGGTGGGCGAACTCGTGATGCGCGAACTGAAAAAGCTCGACAAGGTGGCGTACGTGCGCTTTGCCTCGGTGTACCGCAGCTTCGAGGACGTGGACGAGTTCCGGCAGCTGCTGCGCGACATCTGA
- a CDS encoding type IV pilin protein, translating into MNKYPDAQTHKGQMRSRGFTLVELMIVTAVIAILAAIAYPSYMRYVLRAKRADAKQQLLQAAQWTERYLTANGQYPPSTVALPAGPNQSPSSGTASYAISYAARTATTYTLRAEPKGASAADECGILTVNQQGVKLAAGLTSASNALVQACWNR; encoded by the coding sequence ATGAACAAATATCCCGACGCGCAGACCCACAAAGGCCAGATGCGTTCGCGCGGCTTCACGCTGGTCGAACTCATGATCGTGACGGCGGTGATCGCCATCCTGGCCGCGATCGCCTATCCGAGCTACATGCGCTACGTGTTGCGGGCCAAGCGGGCCGATGCCAAGCAGCAACTGCTGCAGGCGGCCCAATGGACCGAGCGCTACCTGACGGCCAACGGCCAGTATCCGCCGTCGACCGTTGCGCTGCCGGCCGGGCCGAACCAGTCGCCATCGTCCGGCACGGCCAGCTACGCCATCAGCTATGCGGCAAGAACCGCGACCACCTACACGCTGCGGGCCGAGCCGAAGGGCGCCTCGGCCGCCGACGAGTGCGGAATACTCACGGTGAACCAGCAGGGCGTCAAGCTGGCGGCCGGCCTGACCAGCGCGTCGAATGCGCTGGTGCAGGCCTGCTGGAACCGCTGA